One Felis catus isolate Fca126 chromosome D1, F.catus_Fca126_mat1.0, whole genome shotgun sequence DNA segment encodes these proteins:
- the LOC101090464 gene encoding olfactory receptor 10Q1-like, which yields MFARSPVLNQSGPTEFVFRAFTTVPELQALLFLLFLLLYLMILCGNAAIVWAVRTHSSLHTPMYFFLCNLSFVEICYTSVVVPLMLANLWGARKPIPLAGCGAQMFFFVALGSADCFLLAIMAYDRYVAICHPLRYTLIMTQKLCVRMVLCALGLALLLSLQLACLIFTLPFCGHRREINHFLCDVPPVLRLACADIRVHQAVLYVVGILVLTVPFLLICVSYVFIASAILRIRSAEGRRRAFSTCSSHLTVVLLQYGFCALVYLRPQSGSSVDEDRQFALVYTFITPLLNPLIYTLRNKDVKGALKKAISSKGTGEAL from the coding sequence ATGTTTGCCAGGAGCCCCGTCCTCAACCAGTCCGGCCCCACCGAGTTCGTGTTCCGCGCGTTCACCACCGTCCCCGAATTGCaggccctcctcttcctcctcttcctcctgctctaCTTGATGATCCTTTGTGGCAACGCGGCCATCGTCTGGGCGGTGCGCACACACAGCTCGCtgcacacccccatgtacttcttcctgtgCAACCTGTCTTTCGTAGAAATCTGCTACACCTCTGTTGTGGTGCCTCTGATGCTTGCCAACCTTTGGGGCGCCCGGAAACCCATTCCGCTGGCTGGCTGTGGGGCCCAAATGTTCTTTTTCGTCGCCCTTGGCAGCGCTGACTGCTTCCTCTTGGCAATCATGGCATACGATCGCTACGTGGCCATCTGCCACCCGCTGCGCTACACCCTCATCATGACCCAGAAGCTGTGCGTCCGGATGGTGCTGTGCGCCCTGGGCCtggccctcctcctctccctgcagctcGCCTGCTTGATCTTCACCTTGCCCTTCTGCGGGCACCGCCGGGAAATCAACCACTTCCTGTGCGACGTGCCTCCCGTCCTGCGGCTGGCCTGCGCCGACATCCGCGTGCACCAGGCCGTGCTCTACGTGGTGGGCATCCTGGTGCTGACCGTCCCCTTCCTGCTTATCTGTGTGTCCTACGTGTTCATCGCCTCCGCCATCCTGCGCATCCGCTCCGCCGAGGGCCGCCGCCGGGCCTTCTCCACCTGCTCGTCGCACCTCACCGTGGTCCTGCTGCAGTATGGCTTCTGTGCCTTGGTCTACTTGCGTCCCCAATCGGGCTCGTCGGTGGATGAGGACCGCCAGTTTGCCCTAGTCTACACCTTCATCACCCCCCTACTCAACCCGCTGATTTACACCCTTAGGAACAAGGATGTCAAAGGTGCCCTGAAAAAGGCCATCAGTAGCAAAGGAACAGGTGAAGCTCTCTGA
- the LOC101090718 gene encoding olfactory receptor 5B12-like: protein MTNSHYLVFAHLVIDASRDSQRTLMENISEVVEFILVGLTDALEMQVPLFTIFTIIYLIILVGNVGMIVLILLDSRLHTPMYFFLSNLSLVDCVYASAVTPKVMVGFLTGDKIISYNACAAQMFFFSAFATIESFLLASMAFDRHAAVCKPLRYTTTMTSAMCTLLATGSYICGLLQSSIHVVFTFHLSFCHSNVINHFFCDIPPMLSLSCSDIYMNEIVLFTLAAFNVFFTLLVILNSYLFIFIAILRMRSAQVQKKAFSTCASHLTTVSIFYGTIIFTYLQPSSSHSMDTDKMASVFYTMVIPMLNPLVYSLRNKEVKGAFQKVVGKAKSSLGLAY, encoded by the coding sequence ATGACCAACAGCCATTATCTTGTGTTTGCTCATCTTGTCATAGACGCCTCTCGTGATTCCCAAAGGACTTTGATGGAGAACATTTCAGAGGTGGTGGAATTCATTCTTGTGGGGCTCACAGATGCCCTGGAGATGCAGGTCCCTTTGTTTACCATCTTCACTATCATTTACCTCATCATTCTGGTTGGGAACGTTGGAATGATCGTGTTGATTCTGTTGGACTCTCGTCTCCACactcccatgtacttcttcctcagcAACCTCTCCCTCGTGGACTGCGTTTATGCCTCGGCTGTCACTCCCAAGGTAATGGTGGGGTTTCTCACAGGAGATAAGATCATATCCTACAATGCATGTGCTGCACAGATGTTCTTCTTCTCAGCCTTTGCCACTATTGAAAGTTTCCTTCTGGCCTCAATGGCCTTTGACCGCCATGCAGCCGTGTGCAAACCTTTGCGTTACACCACCACCATGACAAGTGCTATGTGTACCTTACTGGCCACTGGATCCTACATCTGTGGACTCTTGCAgtcttccatccatgttgttttcaCTTTCCACCTCTCTTTCTGTCATTCCAATGTAATTAATCACTTTTTCTGTGACATTCCCCcaatgctgtctctctcttgctctgatATCTACATGAATGAGATTGTGCTCTTCACACTGGCAGCATTCAATGTCTTTTTCACCCTCTTGGTTATCTTGAACTCttatctgttcatttttattgctatcCTGAGGATGCGCTCAGCTCAGGTGCAGAAGAAGGCTTTCTCCACCTGTGCATCCCACCTTACCACTGTTTCCATCTTCTACGGGACAATCATCTTCACGTACTTACAGCCAAGTTCTAGTCATTCCATGGACACAGACAAAATGGCATCCGTGTTCTACACCATGGTCATCCCCATGCTGAACCCTTTGGTCTACAGCCTAAGGAACAAAGAGGTCAAGGGTGCATTTCAGAAGGTGGTTGGAAAAGCAAAGTCTTCATTGGGTTTAGCCTACTAA